In Bacillus cereus ATCC 14579, a single window of DNA contains:
- a CDS encoding O-acetylserine dependent cystathionine beta-synthase has product MNVYRGVHELIGHTPIVEITRFSLPIGVRLFAKLEFYNPGGSVKDRLGRELIEDALEKGLVTQGGTIIEPTAGNTGIGLALAALEHDLRVIVCVPEKFSIEKQELMKALGATVVHTPTEQGMTGAIAKAKELVNEIPNSYSPSQFANEANPRAYFKTLGPELWDALNGEINIFVAGAGTGGTFMGTASYLKEKNIDIKTVIVEPEGSILNGGKAGSHETEGIGLEFIPPFLKTSYFDEIHTISDRNAFLRVKELAQKEGLLVGSSSGAAFHASLLEAEKAAPGTNIVTIFPDSSERYLSKDIYKGWE; this is encoded by the coding sequence ATGAATGTATATCGTGGAGTTCATGAGTTAATTGGTCATACACCAATTGTAGAAATTACTCGTTTTTCACTTCCAATAGGGGTCCGTTTATTTGCAAAGCTTGAATTTTATAATCCAGGCGGAAGCGTTAAGGATCGTTTAGGAAGAGAATTAATCGAAGATGCGCTAGAAAAAGGGCTTGTTACCCAGGGTGGAACAATTATTGAACCGACTGCTGGGAATACTGGTATTGGACTGGCACTTGCAGCATTAGAACATGATTTACGTGTTATTGTTTGTGTACCAGAGAAATTTAGTATTGAAAAACAAGAATTAATGAAAGCACTAGGTGCAACTGTCGTGCATACACCGACTGAGCAAGGAATGACCGGTGCAATTGCTAAAGCAAAAGAGTTAGTAAATGAAATACCGAATTCATACTCTCCAAGTCAGTTCGCAAATGAGGCAAATCCTCGTGCATATTTTAAAACATTAGGACCTGAACTGTGGGACGCATTGAATGGAGAGATTAACATATTTGTTGCTGGAGCAGGAACTGGCGGTACGTTTATGGGGACTGCATCTTACTTGAAAGAAAAAAATATAGATATTAAAACAGTTATCGTAGAGCCAGAAGGATCTATTTTAAATGGTGGTAAGGCTGGTTCACATGAGACCGAAGGAATTGGACTGGAATTTATCCCCCCATTTTTGAAGACATCTTATTTTGATGAAATTCATACGATTTCTGATCGAAATGCATTTTTACGAGTGAAAGAATTAGCGCAAAAAGAAGGACTTCTCGTTGGAAGCTCTTCAGGAGCAGCATTTCATGCGAGCTTACTTGAGGCAGAGAAGGCAGCACCAGGTACAAATATTGTAACCATTTTTCCAGATAGCAGTGAGCGCTATTTAAGTAAAGACATATACAAAGGATGGGAATAA
- the mtnN gene encoding 5'-methylthioadenosine/S-adenosylhomocysteine nucleosidase, producing the protein MRIAVIGAMEEEVRILRDKLEQAETETVAGCEFTKGLLAGHEVILLKSGIGKVNAAMSTTILLEKYKPEKVINTGSAGGFHHSLNVGDVVISTEVRHHDVDVTAFNYEYGQVPGMPPGFKADEALVALAEKCMQAEENIQVVKGMIATGDSFMSDPNRVAAIRDKFENLYAVEMEAAAVAQVCHQYEIPFVIIRALSDIAGKESNVSFDQFLDQAALHSTNFIVKVLEELK; encoded by the coding sequence TTGAGAATTGCTGTAATTGGAGCAATGGAAGAAGAAGTACGTATTTTACGTGACAAATTAGAACAAGCAGAAACAGAAACGGTTGCTGGTTGTGAATTTACGAAAGGGCTATTAGCAGGGCATGAAGTAATCTTGTTAAAGTCTGGTATTGGTAAAGTAAACGCAGCGATGTCAACGACAATTTTATTAGAAAAATATAAGCCTGAAAAAGTAATTAATACTGGTTCAGCTGGTGGATTCCATCATTCTCTAAACGTTGGTGATGTAGTTATTTCCACTGAAGTTCGTCACCATGACGTAGATGTAACAGCATTTAACTATGAATATGGTCAAGTACCAGGAATGCCGCCTGGATTTAAAGCTGATGAGGCGTTAGTTGCATTAGCTGAGAAATGTATGCAGGCTGAAGAAAATATTCAAGTTGTAAAAGGTATGATTGCAACAGGTGATTCATTTATGAGTGATCCGAATCGCGTTGCAGCCATCCGTGATAAATTTGAAAATCTTTATGCGGTAGAAATGGAAGCAGCAGCTGTTGCACAAGTATGCCACCAATATGAAATTCCGTTTGTTATCATTCGCGCACTTTCTGATATTGCTGGTAAAGAATCAAATGTTTCATTTGATCAGTTTTTAGATCAAGCAGCTCTTCATTCTACAAACTTTATCGTAAAAGTGTTAGAAGAGTTAAAGTAA
- a CDS encoding YrzA family protein — protein sequence MSFTFEMLEDKVEFFEAGDLASLERKISEQIDNNKALMLEVHHISHQMVMDPESKRPYYSAVVHFKLKKLR from the coding sequence ATGTCATTTACCTTTGAAATGTTAGAAGATAAAGTAGAGTTTTTTGAAGCGGGAGACTTAGCTTCTTTAGAACGAAAAATTAGTGAACAAATTGATAATAATAAAGCACTTATGCTTGAAGTTCATCACATCTCTCATCAAATGGTTATGGATCCTGAAAGCAAAAGACCGTATTATAGCGCGGTTGTTCATTTTAAATTAAAGAAATTGCGTTAA
- a CDS encoding YrrS family protein, whose protein sequence is MAGGSRFQQKQQKRRQNGVLNIAIAIVLLLVAIVAYQLFVPSTKEQASSTDKKVSQQTTKNEKAGKSEDKESAKKKEKEQEQAEAKKKAEEEKLKAEEEQKKAEEEAKANEKVSAEKTVSKAKEAYTKPSWKAVGTEQGSSPAMTFKQGSSDWNEMQSAIAAGVEIPKEQLVFHFVGRDKTGKSKAYGDVQDKQSGKRYYVNIDWVDNEGWKPVLVQTLN, encoded by the coding sequence ATGGCAGGAGGATCAAGATTCCAACAGAAACAACAAAAACGTCGTCAAAACGGTGTTTTAAATATTGCAATCGCTATTGTATTACTATTAGTAGCTATTGTAGCATATCAATTGTTCGTTCCTAGTACGAAAGAGCAAGCATCTTCTACTGATAAGAAAGTCTCTCAACAAACAACAAAGAATGAGAAAGCTGGAAAATCAGAAGATAAAGAATCTGCTAAGAAAAAAGAAAAAGAACAAGAGCAAGCAGAAGCTAAGAAAAAAGCTGAAGAAGAGAAGCTAAAGGCTGAAGAAGAACAGAAAAAAGCTGAAGAAGAAGCGAAAGCTAACGAGAAAGTATCAGCTGAAAAAACTGTATCTAAGGCAAAAGAGGCTTACACAAAACCTTCTTGGAAAGCTGTAGGAACAGAACAAGGTTCATCACCGGCGATGACGTTTAAACAAGGGTCATCAGATTGGAATGAGATGCAAAGTGCAATTGCTGCAGGTGTTGAGATACCGAAAGAGCAATTAGTATTCCATTTTGTTGGAAGAGACAAAACTGGAAAGAGCAAAGCTTATGGTGATGTTCAAGATAAGCAAAGTGGGAAAAGATATTACGTAAATATTGATTGGGTAGACAATGAGGGCTGGAAACCAGTACTTGTTCAAACTCTAAACTAA
- a CDS encoding peptidoglycan D,D-transpeptidase FtsI family protein: protein MKIKRRITIVLICFMSVMFLLLCRLIQIQIIDTESFTDRKINLIEKSVTQRTQSITVDDGRGQFIDRNGKEIGEEKYPVLIIFPFLQIKNDMLEKIAHIIGVSRQEIRRQMKNNKNAFTLQGETAPFRVTREQMEKVNELHVLGIVAAEVRLKQTGEISHLIGDVGENEREFQKRYGELKKISKQTPIGISGLQQSFDEFLLTDGEAKVLYQVDRQGEPIFGKQAKYTSPGNPFYPVRIQTTLHKELQQKAEEVIEANEIKKGGLVLLDVKTNEILAMVSKPSLQVRDENLYKTTLENQMLTPHFPGSVFKTVVAAAVIDQKVNLFNRTFNCNKDLYGENDPQVRMGTLNFKESFARSCNRTFSELGNELLQKDRTVLETYVAALGANEKVGWKGSVFHTPHFEQMPEEKGTTIWGNEENKSNKKAVEQTAIGQKDVRISPLAIANMMATIARNGEKMEVKAVEKIVYKNGADFFTFESHTLNGKQLSYETVKTLQELLRGVVTREKGTGTAFRSLPLSVAGKSGTAQTGKGTRVNRWFAGYFPYENPRYALVVVDLETDSKVNKVTPTFKDMVGAIYQLENEK, encoded by the coding sequence ATGAAAATAAAACGGAGAATTACAATTGTTTTAATTTGTTTTATGAGCGTTATGTTTTTATTGCTTTGTCGTTTAATCCAAATTCAAATTATAGATACAGAATCATTTACTGATCGCAAAATAAATTTAATTGAAAAAAGTGTTACGCAACGCACACAATCCATTACAGTAGACGATGGACGTGGGCAGTTTATAGATCGTAATGGTAAAGAAATAGGTGAGGAAAAATATCCTGTTTTAATTATTTTTCCATTTTTACAAATAAAAAATGACATGTTAGAGAAAATCGCGCATATCATTGGTGTGTCGAGACAAGAGATTAGAAGACAAATGAAAAATAACAAAAATGCATTTACCCTACAAGGAGAAACTGCTCCATTTCGAGTGACACGAGAGCAGATGGAGAAGGTAAATGAATTACATGTATTAGGTATTGTAGCAGCTGAAGTGCGATTAAAACAAACTGGAGAGATAAGTCATTTAATTGGTGATGTAGGGGAGAACGAAAGGGAATTTCAAAAGCGATATGGAGAATTGAAAAAAATTTCAAAACAAACGCCGATAGGTATTTCAGGATTACAGCAATCATTTGATGAATTTCTATTGACTGATGGAGAGGCAAAAGTATTATATCAAGTAGATCGGCAAGGAGAACCAATTTTCGGAAAGCAAGCGAAATACACTTCACCAGGAAATCCATTTTATCCAGTTAGGATTCAAACTACTTTACATAAAGAGTTGCAGCAAAAAGCAGAAGAAGTGATTGAAGCAAACGAAATAAAGAAGGGGGGATTAGTATTACTTGATGTAAAGACAAATGAAATATTAGCGATGGTTAGTAAGCCGTCTTTACAAGTAAGGGATGAGAATTTATATAAAACTACACTTGAAAATCAAATGTTAACGCCACATTTTCCAGGCTCTGTTTTTAAAACAGTAGTTGCAGCTGCAGTCATTGATCAAAAAGTAAATTTGTTTAATCGGACATTTAACTGTAATAAAGATTTATATGGTGAAAACGACCCGCAAGTTAGGATGGGTACGCTTAACTTTAAAGAGAGCTTTGCTAGGAGCTGTAACAGGACATTTTCCGAGTTAGGTAACGAGCTATTACAAAAGGATAGGACGGTGTTAGAAACATACGTAGCAGCTCTAGGAGCAAATGAAAAGGTTGGATGGAAAGGTTCTGTATTTCATACACCTCATTTTGAGCAAATGCCAGAAGAGAAAGGCACTACTATTTGGGGGAATGAAGAAAATAAAAGTAATAAAAAAGCGGTAGAACAAACAGCGATTGGACAGAAAGATGTACGTATATCACCTCTAGCAATTGCAAATATGATGGCGACGATTGCGAGGAATGGAGAAAAGATGGAAGTGAAAGCTGTTGAAAAAATAGTATATAAAAATGGAGCGGATTTTTTTACATTTGAGAGCCATACGTTAAATGGAAAACAGCTTTCGTATGAAACAGTGAAAACATTACAAGAGTTATTAAGAGGCGTTGTAACAAGGGAGAAAGGAACAGGAACGGCATTCCGCTCGTTGCCACTAAGTGTCGCTGGAAAATCCGGGACAGCGCAAACGGGGAAAGGGACGAGGGTGAATCGCTGGTTTGCAGGTTATTTTCCGTATGAGAATCCAAGATATGCTTTAGTTGTTGTTGATCTAGAGACTGATAGCAAAGTGAATAAAGTTACACCTACTTTTAAAGATATGGTGGGAGCAATCTATCAATTAGAGAATGAAAAGTAA
- the greA gene encoding transcription elongation factor GreA — MSTEKTYPMTQEGKQKLENELEQLKTVRRKEVVERIKIARSFGDLSENSEYDAAKDEQAFVEGRITQLENMIRNAVIIKDTGEVSTVVTLGKTVTFKELPNGDEEAYTIVGSAEADPFEGRISNDSPIAKSLLGKQIGEKVTIQTPGGEMQVEIVSVK, encoded by the coding sequence ATGTCAACAGAAAAAACATACCCTATGACGCAAGAGGGTAAGCAAAAACTAGAGAACGAACTTGAGCAATTAAAAACAGTAAGACGTAAAGAAGTAGTAGAACGTATTAAAATCGCACGTAGCTTCGGGGACCTTTCTGAGAACTCTGAGTACGATGCAGCGAAAGATGAGCAAGCGTTCGTAGAAGGACGTATTACACAATTAGAAAATATGATTCGTAACGCAGTTATCATTAAAGATACTGGCGAAGTATCTACTGTTGTTACATTAGGTAAAACAGTAACATTTAAAGAATTACCAAACGGAGATGAAGAAGCGTATACAATCGTAGGTAGCGCGGAAGCTGATCCATTCGAAGGAAGAATTTCTAACGATTCTCCAATCGCAAAAAGCTTATTAGGTAAGCAAATTGGTGAGAAAGTAACAATCCAAACACCAGGCGGAGAAATGCAAGTAGAGATTGTCTCTGTAAAATAA
- the udk gene encoding uridine kinase, which yields MGTNKPVVIGIAGGSGSGKTSVTKAIFDHFKGHSILILEQDYYYKDQSHLPMEERLKTNYDHPLAFDNDLLIEHLQQLLAYEQIDKPVYDYTLHTRSEEIIPVEPKDVIILEGILILEDPRLCELMDIKLFVDTDADLRILRRMQRDIKERGRTMDSVIDQYVNVVRPMHNQFIEPSKKFADIIIPEGGQNHVAIDIMVTKIATILEQKVNL from the coding sequence ATGGGGACGAATAAGCCTGTTGTAATTGGAATTGCTGGTGGTTCGGGATCAGGTAAAACGAGTGTAACGAAAGCGATTTTTGACCATTTTAAAGGTCATTCTATTTTAATCTTAGAGCAAGATTATTATTACAAAGATCAAAGCCATTTACCAATGGAAGAGCGTTTAAAAACAAATTATGATCATCCGCTTGCGTTTGATAATGATCTGTTAATTGAACATTTGCAGCAGTTGCTTGCATATGAGCAAATTGATAAGCCTGTATATGACTATACATTGCATACGCGTTCAGAAGAAATTATTCCAGTTGAGCCGAAAGATGTAATTATTTTAGAAGGAATTCTTATTTTAGAAGACCCACGTCTTTGCGAGTTAATGGACATTAAATTATTCGTTGATACGGATGCTGACCTTCGTATTCTGCGCCGCATGCAGCGTGATATTAAAGAGCGCGGTCGTACGATGGATTCAGTTATTGATCAGTACGTAAATGTTGTACGTCCAATGCACAATCAATTTATTGAGCCTTCTAAGAAATTTGCGGATATTATTATCCCTGAAGGTGGACAAAACCACGTTGCAATTGATATTATGGTGACAAAAATTGCAACAATTCTTGAACAAAAAGTAAATTTGTAA
- a CDS encoding peptidase U32 family protein: protein MTVQEISRVIDGKRVIVKKPELLIPAGNLEKLKVAIHYGADAVYLGGQEFGLRSNAGNFTLEEMAEGVEFAKKYGAKIYVTTNIFAHNENMDGLEEYLKGIEKAGVTGIIVADPLIIETCKRVALSVEVHLSTQQSLSNWKAAQYWKEEGLHRLVLAREASYEEMKEIKEKVDIEIEAFVHGAMCIAYSGRCTLSNHMTARDSNRGGCCQSCRWDYDLVQTVSQHKDAKELPLFQEGDAHFAMSPKDLNLILSIPKMIEIGIDSLKVEGRMKSIHYVATVATVYRKVIDAYCADPDNFEFKQEWLDELDKCANRDTAPAFFEGVPGHQEQMFGNHSKKTTYDFAGLVLDYNEETGIVTIEQRNHFKPGHEVEFFGPEIENFTQTVEKIWDEDGNELDAARHPLQIVKFKVDQRVYVNNMMRKSILQ, encoded by the coding sequence ATGACTGTACAAGAAATTTCACGAGTGATCGATGGCAAACGTGTTATTGTGAAGAAACCTGAACTGTTAATCCCTGCGGGTAACTTAGAAAAATTAAAAGTAGCTATCCATTACGGGGCAGATGCTGTATATTTAGGTGGACAAGAATTTGGTCTTCGTTCGAATGCAGGTAACTTTACGCTAGAAGAAATGGCAGAAGGCGTTGAGTTTGCAAAGAAGTATGGAGCAAAAATATACGTAACAACAAATATCTTTGCGCATAATGAAAATATGGACGGGCTAGAGGAATATTTAAAAGGGATTGAAAAAGCTGGCGTAACGGGAATTATCGTTGCTGATCCGCTTATCATTGAGACTTGTAAACGCGTAGCGCTTTCTGTTGAGGTGCATTTAAGCACACAGCAATCACTATCCAACTGGAAAGCAGCACAGTATTGGAAAGAAGAAGGTTTACATCGTCTTGTATTAGCTCGTGAAGCAAGCTATGAAGAAATGAAAGAAATTAAAGAAAAAGTGGATATTGAAATTGAAGCATTCGTACATGGTGCAATGTGTATCGCATATTCAGGAAGATGCACATTAAGTAACCATATGACAGCGCGTGATTCTAATCGTGGTGGTTGTTGCCAATCTTGCCGCTGGGATTATGATTTAGTTCAAACAGTATCACAACATAAAGATGCAAAAGAGCTTCCTCTATTCCAAGAAGGAGATGCTCACTTTGCGATGAGTCCAAAAGATTTAAATTTAATTTTATCCATTCCGAAAATGATTGAAATCGGAATCGATAGCTTAAAGGTAGAAGGACGTATGAAATCAATCCATTACGTAGCGACTGTAGCAACTGTATATCGTAAAGTAATTGATGCTTATTGTGCGGATCCAGATAACTTTGAGTTTAAACAAGAATGGTTAGATGAGCTTGATAAATGTGCAAATCGTGATACAGCTCCTGCATTCTTTGAAGGGGTTCCAGGACATCAAGAGCAAATGTTTGGAAATCATAGTAAGAAAACAACGTATGATTTTGCTGGTTTAGTGTTAGATTATAATGAAGAAACGGGCATCGTAACGATTGAGCAACGTAATCATTTCAAACCAGGACATGAAGTGGAGTTCTTTGGACCAGAAATAGAAAACTTTACGCAAACGGTGGAGAAAATTTGGGATGAGGATGGAAACGAATTAGATGCAGCGAGACATCCGTTGCAAATCGTGAAATTCAAAGTGGATCAACGAGTGTATGTGAATAATATGATGCGCAAAAGCATACTTCAATAA
- a CDS encoding peptidase U32 family protein — protein MKKPELLVTPRAVADIEQLAKAGADAVMIGEQKFGLRLAGEFSREDVKQAVKIAHENGVKVYVAMNAMFHNDKVEELTDYVSFLNEVNVDAIVFGDPAVLMAVREVAPNMQLHWNTETTATNWFTCNYWGQRGAKRAVLARELSLDEIVDLKENAEVELEVQIHGMTCMFQSKRSLVGNYFEYQGRNLDIEKKKYEENMFLYDPERNNKYPIYEDENGTHIMSPNDICFIDELEELIEAEVDSLKIDGVLKSSEYIIEVTKKYRQAIDLCVEDRDAYYDVKDDLYKEIEEMQPVNRPLDTGFFFKETVY, from the coding sequence ATGAAGAAACCTGAATTGTTAGTAACGCCAAGAGCGGTGGCGGATATCGAACAACTTGCGAAAGCAGGAGCAGATGCGGTAATGATCGGTGAGCAAAAGTTTGGTTTACGTTTAGCAGGAGAGTTTTCACGTGAAGATGTAAAACAAGCTGTGAAGATTGCACATGAAAATGGTGTGAAGGTATACGTAGCCATGAACGCTATGTTCCACAACGATAAAGTAGAAGAATTAACAGATTACGTTTCATTTTTAAACGAAGTAAATGTAGATGCAATTGTTTTCGGAGATCCAGCGGTATTAATGGCTGTTCGCGAAGTAGCACCAAATATGCAGTTGCACTGGAATACAGAAACGACAGCAACAAACTGGTTCACTTGTAACTACTGGGGACAAAGAGGAGCGAAGCGCGCTGTATTAGCTCGTGAGCTGAGCTTAGATGAAATTGTTGATTTAAAAGAAAATGCTGAAGTGGAACTAGAAGTACAAATTCACGGTATGACTTGTATGTTCCAATCGAAGCGTTCATTAGTAGGAAACTACTTTGAGTATCAAGGACGTAATCTTGACATTGAAAAGAAAAAATATGAAGAGAATATGTTCTTATATGACCCAGAGCGTAACAATAAATATCCAATTTATGAAGATGAAAATGGTACTCACATTATGAGTCCCAACGATATTTGTTTCATCGATGAATTAGAGGAACTAATCGAAGCTGAAGTTGATAGCTTAAAAATCGACGGTGTACTAAAAAGCTCTGAATACATTATTGAAGTAACGAAGAAATATCGTCAAGCGATTGATTTATGCGTAGAAGATCGTGATGCATATTATGACGTGAAAGATGATCTATATAAAGAAATAGAAGAAATGCAACCAGTAAATCGTCCGTTAGATACAGGATTCTTCTTTAAAGAAACGGTTTACTAA
- a CDS encoding O-methyltransferase, which translates to MEDAVNEYLLSFIDPKDKLILEMEEYATENHVPIMDRLGMEFMLQFLRLIGPKSILELGTAIGYSSIRMMQAIPNSRIVTVERNRERYEKALEYIERSPVTDRISVIYGDALETGEQVKEHGTFDVIFIDAAKGQYRRFFDLYEPLLNPGGVIISDNVMYHGLVTTKEKIENRRTRGLIRRIKTYNEWLMNHEGYDTTIFPIGDGVAVSKKRG; encoded by the coding sequence ATGGAGGATGCAGTTAACGAGTACCTATTATCATTTATTGATCCGAAAGATAAATTAATTCTTGAAATGGAAGAATATGCAACAGAAAATCATGTGCCGATTATGGATCGACTTGGAATGGAATTTATGCTGCAATTTTTACGTTTAATTGGACCGAAAAGCATTTTAGAACTTGGAACAGCAATCGGTTATTCTAGTATTCGTATGATGCAAGCTATTCCAAATTCACGTATTGTGACAGTTGAGCGCAATCGTGAGCGATATGAAAAAGCACTTGAATATATAGAACGTTCCCCAGTAACAGATCGTATTTCAGTTATTTACGGTGATGCGTTAGAGACAGGTGAACAAGTAAAAGAACACGGGACATTTGACGTTATTTTTATTGATGCAGCAAAAGGACAGTATCGTCGTTTTTTTGACTTATATGAACCGTTATTAAATCCTGGTGGCGTAATTATTTCAGATAATGTTATGTACCACGGTCTTGTAACGACAAAAGAGAAAATTGAAAACAGACGTACACGTGGTTTAATCCGTCGTATTAAGACGTACAATGAGTGGCTTATGAACCATGAAGGATATGATACAACGATTTTCCCAATTGGTGATGGAGTAGCTGTTAGTAAAAAGAGAGGGTGA
- the mltG gene encoding endolytic transglycosylase MltG, whose protein sequence is MIENQVKKKRRRIFLFSIIALLLVCGSVYAYISSALGPVDSGNKKEIEVEIPKGSSTSKIGEILEEKGAVKNGTVFSFYTKAKSKSLQAGTYLLNPSMNAEDVIEQMSAGNVHRPALYKVTIKEGAQVTEIAETIATELKWNKDDVTRQLNDKAFIQKMQQKYPKLLTDKIFDSNIKYPLEGYLYPATYSFYKKDTTLEEIVIPMLEKTNAIIVQNEAKMKAKNWDVHQLLTLSSLIEEEATGFTDRQKISSVFYNRLAKGMPLQTDPTVLYALGKHKQRVLYEDLKVNSPYNTYVVKGLPVGPIANSGKHSVEAALEPAQTDYYYFLAAPSGEVYYAKTLEEHNALKQKYITKKTVKWGGIAKKVAHPSFLW, encoded by the coding sequence TTGATAGAGAATCAAGTGAAAAAGAAGCGTAGACGCATCTTTTTATTTTCGATTATTGCACTGCTTTTAGTTTGTGGTTCAGTCTATGCGTATATTTCATCCGCATTAGGACCAGTTGATAGCGGGAATAAAAAAGAGATTGAAGTAGAAATTCCGAAAGGATCATCTACAAGTAAAATTGGAGAAATTTTAGAAGAAAAAGGCGCTGTAAAAAACGGTACAGTTTTTAGTTTTTATACAAAGGCTAAATCGAAAAGTTTACAAGCAGGTACATATTTATTAAATCCTTCAATGAATGCTGAAGATGTGATCGAACAAATGTCAGCTGGCAACGTGCATCGTCCAGCTCTTTATAAAGTGACGATTAAAGAAGGGGCGCAAGTAACTGAAATTGCAGAAACGATTGCGACAGAACTAAAGTGGAATAAAGATGATGTTACGCGTCAATTAAACGATAAAGCATTTATTCAAAAAATGCAGCAAAAGTATCCGAAGTTATTAACGGATAAAATCTTTGATAGTAATATTAAATACCCATTAGAAGGTTATTTATATCCTGCAACGTATTCGTTTTATAAGAAAGATACAACGTTAGAAGAAATTGTAATTCCAATGCTTGAGAAAACAAATGCAATCATTGTTCAAAATGAGGCGAAAATGAAAGCGAAGAATTGGGATGTTCATCAGCTTTTAACATTATCTTCACTTATTGAAGAAGAGGCAACTGGTTTTACAGATCGTCAAAAGATCTCTAGTGTCTTTTATAATCGTTTAGCAAAAGGTATGCCGCTTCAAACGGATCCAACGGTATTATATGCACTTGGAAAGCATAAACAACGTGTATTATACGAAGATTTAAAGGTCAACTCACCGTACAATACGTATGTTGTAAAAGGATTGCCGGTAGGGCCAATTGCAAACTCTGGTAAACATTCAGTAGAAGCTGCGTTAGAACCTGCGCAAACAGATTATTATTATTTCTTAGCTGCACCAAGTGGTGAAGTGTACTATGCGAAAACATTAGAAGAGCATAATGCATTAAAGCAAAAATACATTACGAAAAAAACAGTGAAATGGGGAGGGATAGCGAAAAAAGTCGCACATCCCTCTTTTTTGTGGTAA
- a CDS encoding DUF1292 domain-containing protein: protein MEERQITIVDEKGNEHLCEIIFTFDADKFGKKSYVIFSPIGEVDEDGDPIYDAMAYEQNEEEGGVLLPIESEEEWEMVQETFNTIADEQEAE, encoded by the coding sequence ATGGAAGAACGTCAAATTACAATTGTAGACGAAAAAGGTAACGAACATTTATGTGAAATTATTTTCACTTTTGATGCTGACAAATTTGGTAAAAAATCATACGTAATCTTCTCTCCAATCGGTGAAGTAGATGAAGATGGAGACCCAATTTATGATGCAATGGCTTATGAGCAAAATGAAGAAGAGGGCGGAGTTTTACTTCCAATCGAATCAGAAGAAGAGTGGGAAATGGTACAAGAAACGTTTAACACTATTGCTGATGAGCAAGAAGCTGAATAA
- the ruvX gene encoding Holliday junction resolvase RuvX — translation MRILGLDVGTKTVGVAISDEMGWTAQGLETIKINEERGHFGFDRISELVKQYNVDKIVVGLPKNMNGTIGPRGEACQQFAENLRELLQLDVVMWDERLSTMAAERLLISADVSRKKRKQVIDKMAAVVILQGFLDRK, via the coding sequence ATGCGGATATTAGGTTTAGATGTAGGTACAAAAACAGTCGGAGTTGCAATTAGCGACGAAATGGGCTGGACAGCACAAGGATTAGAAACAATTAAGATTAACGAAGAACGAGGTCACTTTGGTTTTGATCGTATTTCTGAGTTAGTAAAGCAGTACAATGTGGACAAAATAGTAGTAGGTTTACCTAAAAATATGAATGGTACAATTGGCCCACGTGGCGAAGCGTGCCAACAATTTGCAGAAAACCTACGAGAGCTGTTACAATTAGACGTTGTAATGTGGGACGAGCGTTTGTCAACAATGGCAGCGGAACGTCTACTCATTTCAGCTGATGTAAGTCGTAAGAAGCGAAAACAAGTAATCGATAAGATGGCTGCAGTCGTAATCTTACAAGGATTTTTAGATAGAAAATAA
- a CDS encoding IreB family regulatory phosphoprotein: MDGFDKTMKFSIQDEKQSVHVNDVLLTVYDALQEKGYNPINQIVGYLLSGDPAYIPRHKDARSIIRKLERDELIEELVKSYLKHHREE, translated from the coding sequence ATGGACGGTTTTGATAAAACAATGAAGTTTAGCATTCAAGATGAAAAACAGAGTGTCCATGTAAATGATGTACTTTTAACTGTGTATGATGCACTTCAAGAAAAAGGCTATAATCCGATTAACCAAATCGTCGGTTATTTATTAAGTGGAGACCCAGCATACATACCTCGCCATAAAGATGCACGTAGCATCATTCGCAAGCTTGAACGTGATGAGTTAATTGAAGAGCTTGTGAAGTCTTACTTGAAACATCATCGTGAGGAGTAG